One region of Drosophila kikkawai strain 14028-0561.14 chromosome 2R, DkikHiC1v2, whole genome shotgun sequence genomic DNA includes:
- the Tina-1 gene encoding troponin C-akin-1 protein — protein MGQVKKATSALSKLFVYGALKYGQPSNSILASTGNGHAKFWCKATTTQKLPLVIATRYNIPFLLNKPGVGYYVTGEIYEVDDRMLNSLDNLEDCEDIYTREKQDMNIGVGEGTVPCWVYLLQKYPEKLLNLPYLSSYENSTTHPYIMRHRRTHKHPAQDDLSYEAQN, from the exons AAAGCCACCTCTGCGCTGAGCAAGCTCTTCGTTTACGGAGCCCTCAAGTACGGACAGCCAAGCAACTCGATCCTCGCCAGCACTGGCAACGGACATGCCAAGTTCTGGTGCAAGGCCACCACCACCCAGAAGCTTCCGCTGGTGATCGCCACCCGGTACAACATTCCCTTCCTGCTGAACAAGCCCGGCGTGGGGTATTACGTAACCGGCGAGATCTACGAGGTGGACGATCGCATGCTCAACTCCCTGGACAACCTGGAGGACTGCGAGGATATCTACACGCGCGAGAAGCAGGACATGAACATTGGCGTGGGCGAGGG CACCGTTCCCTGCTGGGTTTACCTGCTGCAGAAGTACCCGGAGAAGCTGCTTAACCTGCCGTACCTGTCCAGCTACGAGAACTCTACCACGCATCCGTACATCATGCGCCACCGCCGCACCCACAAGCACCCGGCGCAGGACGACCTTAGCTACGAGGCCCAGAACTAA